From the Colletotrichum lupini chromosome 10, complete sequence genome, one window contains:
- a CDS encoding pectate lyase C — translation MQFLKFGLVPLLAALPGALACNGYTGGVPKATGTVTSKSYIEIKAGQVYDGKWQRFDRGSGACGGQSEGDYKDSVFYIQAGGTLKNAIIGKNQAEGVHCNGHCTLEFVWFEDVCEDAISIKNDKAGTQTWIVGGGAYHASDKVIQHNGCGTVNVINYYAEDYGKLYRSCGNCKTQCKRNVYMEGVTAKNGGELAGINLTYKDTATLKNVCADTKTKCQMYNGCAGGCEPSKAGTCSG, via the exons ATGCAATTCCTCAAGTTTGGCCTGGTGCCTTTGTTGGCCGCCCTTCCCGGCGCTCTCGCCTGCAACGGCTACACTGGCGGTGTTCCCAAGGCTACCGGTACCGTGACCTCCAAGTCTTACATCGAGATCAAGGCTGGTCAGGTCTATGACGGAAAGTGGCAGCGCTTCGACCGCGGCTCCGGTGCCTGCGGTGGCCAGTCCGAGGGTG ACTACAAGGACTCCGTCTTCTACATTCAGGCTGGCGGAACCCTGAAGAATGCCATCATTGGTAAGAACCAGGCTGAGGGTGTCCACTGCAATGGACACTGCACTCTTGAGTTCGTCTGGTTCGAGGACGTCTGCGAGGACGCCATCTCCATCAAGAACGACAAGGCCGGAACCCAGACTTGGATTGTCGGTGGTGGTGCGTACCACGCCTCTGACAAGGTCATTCAGCACAACGGCTGCGGTACCGTCAACGTG ATCAACTACTACGCCGAGGACTACGGCAAGCTCTACCGCTCTTGCGGAAAC TGCAAGACTCAGTGCAAGCGCAACGTCTACATGGAGGGCGTCACCGCCAAGAACGGCGGAGAGCTGGCCGGAATCAACCTGACCTACAAGGACACCGCCACCCTCAAGAATGTCTGCGCCGACACTAAGACTAAGTGCCAGATGTACAACGGCTGCGCTGGTGGATGCGAACCCTCCAAGGCTGGCACCTGCTCCGGCTAA
- a CDS encoding TPR domain-containing protein, which yields MRSKATSSALSSYNDTAYAYNLGTFHRAVSTSSQDAQVWFNRGLTWAYAFNHEESARCFRKAIEYDPFCAMAYWGLAFVLGPNYNKPWKVFDGEDLADTTKRAHHTIMQAKSHSGKATPVEIALIDALSCRYPQEKPAEDCSKWNEDYAQAMDSVLQAYPDDLDVVALWTDATMNVTPWKLWDYRTGKPTPGARTLEIKDVMDRTFRLRGSLQHPGLLHLYIHLMEMSPTPEAALTIADNLRGLVPDAGHLEHMPTHLDIICGEYRRAIASNSDAIRADSKFLAREGPLNFYTLYRSHDFHFRLYAAMLCGQSRVALITVEELESTISEDLLRVESPPMADWLEGFLGMRMHALIRFGRWEAIHALELPRDPKLYCSTTAMTHYAKGIAYAVQGRIEEAEKQRVLFAEAVKRVPESRSVFNNTCLSILSIAEAMLDGELAYRKKDYDVAFAYLRKAVERDDALPYDEPWGWMQPARHALGALLLEQGHVEEAAAVYSADLGVDETLPRALRHPNNVWALHGFYECLMKLGRVDEAKILKPQLQLALAVADVPVKSSCFCRLKTVD from the coding sequence ATGAGAAGCAAGGCTACATCGTCTGCCCTCAGCTCATATAACGACACCGCCTATGCGTACAACCTCGGCACATTCCATCGCGCCGTGAGTACTTCAAGCCAAGATGCCCAGGTCTGGTTCAACCGCGGCCTAACGTGGGCGTATGCCTTCAACCATGAGGAGTCAGCGAGGTGCTTCCGGAAAGCCATTGAGTATGATCCCTTCTGCGCCATGGCTTATTGGGGGCTCGCATTCGTCCTTGGGCCCAACTATAACAAGCCATGGAAGGTCTTTGATGGAGAGGACCTTGCCGATACGACCAAACGCGCACATCATACGATCATGCAGGCAAAGAGCCACTCAGGGAAGGCTACGCCGGTCGAGATTGCGCTCATCGATGCACTGTCTTGCCGTTATCCGCAAGAGAAGCCGGCGGAAGATTGCTCTAAGTGGAATGAGGATTATGCCCAAGCCATGGACTCGGTGCTTCAAGCCTACCCCGATGACCTCGATGTGGTCGCCTTGTGGACAGATGCCACGATGAACGTCACGCCTTGGAAGTTGTGGGACTACAGGACTGGAAAGCCAACGCCAGGCGCCAGGACGTTGGAGATCAAAGACGTGATGGACCGCACATTCAGGCTAAGAGGCTCTTTGCAACATCCAGGCCTACTTCACTTATATATCCATCTGATGGAAATGTCGCCAACTCCGGAAGCTGCCCTGACTATAGCTGATAATCTCCGCGGGCTTGTCCCAGACGCGGGGCATCTCGAGCATATGCCCACGCATCTAGACATTATATGTGGAGAATACCGTCGCGCCATCGCTTCCAACTCTGACGCGATCCGTGCCGACTCTAAGTTTCTCGCTCGCGAGGGTCCTCTCAACTTCTACACGCTGTATCGGTCTCATGACTTCCACTTCAGGCTATATGCCGCCATGTTGTGCGGTCAGTCCCGGGTAGCCCTCATAACGGTGGAAGAGCTCGAGTCGACCATATCCGAAGATCTACTACGAGTCGAGTCACCACCAATGGCAGACTGGCTCGAGGGTTTTCTCGGTATGCGAATGCACGCTCTGATACGCTTTGGACGTTGGGAAGCTATTCATGCTCTTGAACTCCCGCGAGACCCCAAGCTTTACTGCTCAACCACCGCCATGACACATTATGCAAAGGGTATAGCCTACGCTGTGCAGGGCCGAATTGAAGAGGCGGAAAAGCAGCGCGTATTATTCGCCGAAGCAGTTAAACGGGTACCGGAATCGCGCTCAGTCTTCAACAATACTTGCCTGTCAATTCTCTCCATTGCCGAGGCTATGCTGGATGGAGAGTTGGCGTACCGAAAGAAAGATTACGACGTCGCTTTCGCCTATCTGCGCAAGGCCGTGGAGAGAGACGACGCCTTGCCCTACGATGAGCCTTGGGGCTGGATGCAACCAGCACGACACGCGCTCGGCGCGCTGCTGCTGGAGCAGGGTCATGTCGAGGAGGCAGCGGCTGTCTATAGTGCAGACCTGGGAGTTGACGAAACCTTGCCCCGGGCTCTGCGGCACCCCAACAATGTTTGGGCACTCCACGGATTCTACGAGTGTCTGATGAAGTTGGGCAGGGTTGACGAGGCCAAGATCCTCAAGCCGCAGCTCCAGCTAGCTCTAGCCGTGGCGGATGTTCCTGTCAAGTCTTCATGCTTCTGTCGCTTGAAGACGGTCGATTGA